A single Pirellulaceae bacterium DNA region contains:
- a CDS encoding CotH kinase family protein, whose protein sequence is MWKSSEGLSSRNRPWRELLHEPLERREMLAGNSLEDLPVIISEFMADNNLSLVTRTRSTEAEMFNGDYQAPDWLELMNVSTQPVDLGGMHLSDDATQLTKWQFPAGIQIRSGEQLIVFASGQNLTNPSLDEKGFLHTNFRLSSAGEFLGLSNHEGKLLHAYTPDPPAQQTDISYGISMATGSLIGPGADLKYFIPMDDAFESRWRQTTFSDTDLLTSAIGPIGFDRSPGNSELAETVGADLVARRSTNHGTGTITILEYAPFRHSGRVTEWSFYSKNNHSITPLVVRQAGDEFEIVGIGRTRTSDSSGVQEFAFDLQSGSDLVEEEHYFFGYKDGDNETDSLGVVMWNTSSDIARQYRGPQSGNMVLGQPLVEGRDVSRTFSIQATTASRIADIKTDIGRQMQESSSLYARYPFDAPTRDILRSLTLHIRYEDGFRATLNGTEIARRNAPDSARFDSNANQNRPLVEANRFEEINVSPFLDTLTDENNILAIHALNDDRSSDDFILDVRLSGIEIEPLATIGFGADPTPGEPNHPTALGIATPPTFSVSRGLFDQPFTLELLSEDDASAIIYYTRDGSPPTIDNPATVEYQQPFTVEGTTVIRATSHREGFLKSPIQSHTFIFPSDVVNQENIKTHISEDPIWGPQIPAALRSLPTVSIATSANVISETELPASMELIFPDDTPGFQINSGLEAFGRSSLTFEKKSLRLSFKELYGPPKLNFDLFDDPTGITEFDQILLRSGSHDSAIWESKASYIRNRWMSDRQIEMGQPAPRGRFVHVYQNGEYRGLYEMMERPNSAFMASYLGGSDDEYDVINAGDIVDGNDQAWNALIESIGGDYDQVLEYLDEDNFADYLLLQFYGGNNGDWLPHQNWLTSRRRQPGSGFQFFAWDSDGVLASGSQATIVNADGPDHIWSVRGGVRQYEDFLRVLGDRSVKFFGEEKMFSAERVRGDIERLAANIRPAIIAESARWGRRTFTPAAWNETIEWMKDTYGPTDGPSRGEIVLGQLRDANLIPEISPPQFIVDGEALHDDLVPAGIDLTMFAGDDPVYYTLDETDPRQAAPTVSYSELIANSANVRVIVPLDNSLGDRWIETNYDDSSWPAGQTGVGFDTSGLLTEHIGFDILESMKSVNTSAYLRIPFQVQDPTSLDTLKLNLYFDDGFVAYLNGVEVKRVNAPELMTWDARATTSRRSVAANVKAFNLSAHVKLLRPGDNVLAIHALNRTRGGNDMLIAPELHGGSVFDKGVAATANRYSEPILIPPGATIKARTFGGEWSSMREATSPQTRSPLRISEVMYHPADATTAEVTAGFDDADDFEFLEIVNPSAESVDLTHLQFVQTMANGVTQGIEFNFVANPFSQLGPGQRILIVENEPAFRFRYGNDLSVAGQWRGGLNNDSEQITVVVDNQLLQQFSYDDDWFASTDGKGYSLEIIDDSQSDIQGWNLKDAWLPSNKKGGTPGTAAIDRLFGDTNRDGVFDAQDLIQVFQNGEYQDSITGNSTFDEGDWNQDGDFDSADLVFAFQTGNYISEPRPLESKMAAAPESIFHFENRSKKRPEFATSLPVSPPQPRP, encoded by the coding sequence ATGTGGAAATCCAGCGAGGGCCTGTCATCACGCAACAGACCGTGGCGTGAGCTCCTTCATGAGCCCCTTGAGCGCCGCGAGATGCTCGCCGGTAATTCGTTGGAGGACCTGCCGGTCATCATCAGCGAATTCATGGCAGACAACAACCTCTCATTGGTGACACGCACTCGTTCCACAGAAGCCGAAATGTTCAATGGCGACTACCAGGCTCCCGACTGGCTTGAACTAATGAACGTGTCAACCCAGCCGGTTGATCTCGGCGGAATGCACCTCAGCGACGACGCCACTCAATTGACCAAATGGCAATTCCCAGCCGGCATACAAATCCGATCAGGCGAACAGTTAATCGTCTTCGCTTCCGGCCAGAACCTGACCAATCCGTCACTGGACGAAAAAGGGTTTTTACACACGAATTTTCGTTTAAGCAGTGCTGGCGAATTCCTCGGATTATCAAATCACGAGGGCAAGCTACTCCACGCCTACACGCCTGATCCTCCCGCCCAGCAGACAGATATTTCCTATGGTATCTCCATGGCGACGGGATCGCTGATTGGGCCAGGTGCAGACTTGAAATATTTCATACCGATGGACGATGCATTCGAATCACGTTGGCGTCAAACGACCTTTAGCGACACCGATTTATTGACTTCAGCCATCGGCCCCATCGGTTTTGATCGTTCGCCGGGTAACAGCGAACTCGCCGAAACGGTTGGTGCTGATTTAGTCGCGCGACGTTCCACCAACCACGGCACCGGAACAATCACGATCCTTGAATATGCACCGTTCCGCCACAGCGGTCGGGTTACCGAATGGTCGTTTTATTCGAAGAACAATCATTCCATCACCCCGTTGGTCGTGCGCCAGGCTGGCGACGAGTTTGAAATTGTCGGAATTGGACGCACACGCACCAGCGACAGTTCCGGTGTGCAAGAATTCGCCTTCGACCTTCAGTCCGGTTCGGATCTCGTGGAGGAAGAGCACTATTTTTTTGGATACAAGGATGGAGACAACGAAACAGATTCCCTGGGCGTCGTAATGTGGAATACTTCGTCTGACATTGCGAGACAGTATCGCGGGCCCCAGTCCGGGAACATGGTCTTAGGCCAGCCCCTTGTGGAAGGCCGTGATGTTTCGCGCACCTTTTCCATTCAGGCAACCACCGCGTCCCGAATCGCAGACATCAAAACGGACATCGGTAGGCAAATGCAGGAATCGTCATCCCTCTACGCACGGTATCCGTTTGACGCGCCCACACGCGACATCCTGCGTTCGCTGACTCTGCACATCCGTTACGAAGACGGCTTCCGAGCCACATTGAATGGAACTGAAATCGCACGCCGCAATGCGCCCGATTCAGCTCGATTCGACTCCAACGCAAATCAGAATCGACCGTTGGTAGAGGCAAACCGATTCGAAGAGATCAACGTCTCGCCATTCCTTGACACGTTAACCGATGAGAACAATATTCTCGCAATCCACGCTTTGAACGACGACCGAAGCAGTGATGATTTCATACTCGATGTCCGCCTGTCCGGTATCGAGATCGAACCGCTTGCAACCATCGGCTTCGGCGCCGACCCCACACCTGGTGAACCCAATCACCCAACTGCCTTGGGGATCGCTACCCCGCCGACCTTTAGTGTCTCACGAGGCCTTTTCGATCAACCATTCACGCTAGAACTGTTGAGCGAAGATGATGCCAGTGCAATCATTTATTACACGCGGGACGGCAGTCCCCCGACGATCGACAACCCGGCTACGGTCGAGTATCAACAACCCTTTACAGTAGAAGGCACGACGGTAATACGAGCAACCAGCCATCGCGAAGGCTTCCTGAAATCGCCTATCCAGAGCCACACGTTCATCTTTCCATCGGATGTGGTAAATCAGGAAAACATCAAGACACACATCAGCGAAGATCCGATCTGGGGTCCACAAATCCCAGCGGCGTTGCGTTCGCTTCCCACCGTTTCAATCGCCACCTCCGCGAACGTTATCTCGGAAACCGAACTGCCCGCTTCCATGGAACTCATTTTCCCTGACGACACGCCCGGCTTTCAAATCAACAGCGGTCTTGAGGCCTTTGGGCGATCAAGCCTGACGTTTGAAAAAAAGTCTCTTCGCTTAAGTTTCAAAGAACTCTATGGCCCCCCGAAATTGAATTTCGATCTTTTCGATGATCCAACCGGCATCACCGAATTCGACCAAATCTTATTGCGAAGTGGTTCACACGACTCTGCAATCTGGGAAAGTAAGGCCAGCTACATCCGCAATCGCTGGATGTCTGATCGGCAAATCGAGATGGGGCAACCGGCTCCACGGGGTCGATTCGTGCACGTCTATCAAAACGGAGAGTATCGCGGCCTTTACGAAATGATGGAACGTCCCAACTCGGCATTCATGGCGTCGTATCTTGGCGGCAGTGATGACGAGTACGATGTGATCAACGCAGGTGACATTGTCGACGGCAATGACCAAGCTTGGAACGCCCTGATTGAATCAATTGGTGGCGACTACGATCAGGTGCTGGAGTACCTCGACGAAGACAATTTCGCTGACTATCTGCTGCTCCAGTTTTACGGCGGAAACAACGGAGACTGGCTGCCTCACCAGAATTGGCTGACCAGTCGTCGTCGACAACCGGGCTCTGGATTTCAGTTTTTCGCCTGGGATAGCGATGGCGTGCTGGCGAGCGGATCGCAGGCAACGATTGTGAATGCAGACGGCCCAGACCACATCTGGAGCGTACGCGGCGGCGTTCGACAGTACGAAGACTTTCTGCGGGTTCTGGGGGATCGATCTGTCAAGTTCTTTGGTGAGGAAAAAATGTTCTCTGCGGAACGCGTTCGCGGTGACATCGAAAGACTCGCCGCCAACATCCGGCCAGCAATTATCGCCGAATCAGCACGCTGGGGTCGCCGTACCTTCACACCTGCCGCCTGGAATGAGACCATTGAATGGATGAAGGACACGTATGGTCCGACCGACGGGCCAAGTCGCGGTGAGATTGTCCTCGGGCAACTCCGAGATGCGAATTTGATCCCTGAAATCAGCCCCCCTCAATTCATCGTCGATGGAGAAGCACTGCATGACGACCTCGTTCCAGCAGGCATCGACCTCACCATGTTCGCCGGCGACGACCCTGTCTATTACACGCTGGATGAAACCGATCCCCGACAAGCTGCTCCGACAGTCAGCTATTCAGAGTTAATCGCCAATTCGGCGAATGTACGCGTGATCGTTCCCTTGGATAACTCCCTTGGGGATCGCTGGATTGAGACTAATTATGACGACTCGAGCTGGCCAGCTGGACAGACGGGAGTCGGCTTTGATACATCAGGACTGCTAACCGAACACATCGGTTTCGACATCCTTGAGTCGATGAAATCAGTCAACACCTCGGCCTATTTACGAATTCCCTTTCAGGTGCAGGATCCAACCTCACTCGACACGCTGAAGCTTAACCTTTACTTTGACGATGGATTCGTCGCCTACCTGAACGGTGTAGAAGTAAAACGCGTAAACGCACCCGAACTCATGACATGGGACGCTCGTGCGACAACATCAAGACGGTCGGTCGCCGCGAACGTCAAGGCATTTAATTTATCGGCACATGTCAAGCTGCTACGACCGGGTGACAACGTTCTCGCCATCCACGCTCTGAACAGAACCCGAGGTGGAAACGACATGCTGATCGCACCGGAATTGCATGGCGGATCGGTATTCGATAAGGGCGTGGCGGCCACCGCCAATCGATACTCCGAACCCATTCTCATCCCGCCCGGCGCAACAATCAAAGCCCGGACCTTCGGCGGTGAATGGAGTTCGATGCGGGAGGCAACATCACCGCAGACGCGGTCGCCACTACGGATCTCTGAGGTGATGTATCACCCAGCGGACGCCACGACAGCCGAAGTCACAGCCGGCTTCGACGATGCCGACGACTTCGAATTTCTCGAAATCGTCAATCCTTCTGCCGAATCGGTTGACCTGACCCACCTCCAATTCGTGCAAACCATGGCCAATGGGGTCACCCAAGGCATCGAATTCAATTTCGTCGCCAATCCTTTTTCGCAACTTGGGCCGGGCCAACGCATCCTCATCGTGGAGAACGAACCTGCCTTTCGTTTTAGGTATGGAAACGATTTGTCGGTCGCCGGCCAATGGCGTGGGGGTCTGAACAACGACTCGGAACAAATTACAGTCGTGGTCGACAACCAGCTGCTGCAACAGTTCTCCTACGACGACGATTGGTTCGCCTCCACAGATGGAAAGGGCTACTCATTAGAAATTATCGACGATAGCCAATCGGACATCCAAGGCTGGAACCTGAAAGACGCCTGGTTGCCGAGCAACAAGAAGGGCGGCACACCAGGGACGGCCGCAATTGACCGGTTGTTCGGAGACACAAATCGAGACGGTGTATTTGACGCTCAGGACTTGATTCAAGTATTCCAAAACGGCGAATACCAAGACAGCATCACCGGCAATTCAACATTCGACGAAGGAGATTGGAATCAGGACGGTGACTTCGATTCGGCCGATCTGGTTTTCGCCTTTCAGACGGGCAATTACATTAGTGAACCAAGACCACTAGAAAGCAAAATGGCTGCCGCGCCTGAATCGATTTTTCACTTCGAAAATAGATCCAAAAAGCGGCCGGAATTCGCCACGTCTTTGCCGGTATCGCCGCCACAACCCCGACCATGA
- a CDS encoding formylglycine-generating enzyme family protein has protein sequence MRNALTIFGVFSLILHSSTLLSGAEPPLENSIGMKLTLVSPGTFLMGSNVKTKIPGTTTPIHEVTLTHPFHLGVYEVTQEQYEQVMEKNPSSSKSHRNPVDSVSWFDAVEFCKQLSAMPKEKSAGRIYRLPTEAEWEYACRSGTSTEYCFGNEASKLVEYAWFVGNSGDAVIDFQTLGPFEKIRALSSNQNRPHPVGEKKTNAWGLHDMHGNMWEWCQDHYAQYRAGAVTDPINPAPNTAREASANPINRLLDQGRVVRGGGWRVYAAGCRSTYRNSNDPSLRGPVNGFRVAMSMTVPKKMISQRRNVISA, from the coding sequence ATGCGAAACGCTCTGACCATTTTCGGTGTATTCAGCCTGATTCTTCACAGCTCGACTCTGCTATCCGGGGCGGAGCCACCTTTGGAAAATTCAATCGGTATGAAGTTGACGCTGGTTTCACCCGGCACCTTTTTGATGGGCTCCAATGTCAAAACGAAAATACCGGGGACGACAACCCCTATCCATGAGGTAACACTCACCCACCCGTTCCATCTTGGTGTTTACGAGGTCACTCAGGAACAATATGAGCAGGTCATGGAAAAGAACCCCAGCAGCAGCAAATCCCACAGGAATCCTGTGGACTCTGTCAGCTGGTTCGATGCCGTCGAGTTTTGCAAGCAGCTTTCCGCGATGCCCAAAGAGAAATCCGCAGGCCGTATTTATCGCCTACCGACAGAAGCCGAGTGGGAATACGCCTGTCGGTCTGGAACAAGCACCGAATACTGTTTCGGCAACGAGGCTTCGAAGCTTGTTGAATACGCCTGGTTTGTTGGTAACAGCGGAGATGCGGTCATCGATTTCCAAACGCTTGGACCTTTTGAAAAAATCCGAGCGTTGAGCAGCAATCAAAATCGGCCTCATCCTGTTGGCGAAAAAAAAACCAATGCATGGGGCCTCCATGACATGCACGGAAACATGTGGGAATGGTGCCAGGATCATTACGCCCAATACAGGGCAGGCGCCGTCACTGACCCGATCAACCCCGCACCCAACACGGCCCGTGAAGCATCGGCGAATCCGATCAACCGATTGCTAGACCAAGGCCGCGTCGTTCGTGGTGGTGGTTGGCGTGTTTATGCCGCCGGCTGCCGTTCGACCTACCGCAACTCGAACGATCCATCGCTCCGTGGCCCCGTCAATGGGTTTCGTGTGGCGATGAGTATGACAGTTCCGAAAAAAATGATTAGCCAACGAAGAAACGTAATCTCCGCGTGA